A single genomic interval of Agarivorans aestuarii harbors:
- a CDS encoding nuclear transport factor 2 family protein, whose protein sequence is MYTYLAQQLLESTMFKVLSSFILLFVSTMALAQSKDTLIIDLPSLKKASWTEQELANAELISDFVQNLMNNHNFDYVMQHYNDSAYVQHNRNLPDKVTGLVSFLEEFVEDYPDYTYDVKHIYVDGDFVIFHSHATLEKEDRGNDQKGMNIIDTWRIEEGRIVEHWDSIQALDFSMRVYSLISGGDIANSNGVF, encoded by the coding sequence ATGTATACTTATTTGGCGCAACAACTATTGGAGTCAACCATGTTTAAAGTACTTAGTTCGTTTATTCTTTTGTTCGTGAGCACAATGGCACTTGCCCAGTCAAAAGACACTTTGATCATTGATTTACCCTCACTTAAGAAAGCCAGTTGGACAGAACAAGAGTTAGCCAATGCAGAGTTAATAAGCGATTTCGTTCAAAACCTTATGAATAACCATAATTTTGACTACGTTATGCAGCACTACAACGATAGTGCCTATGTGCAGCACAACAGAAACTTACCTGACAAAGTAACCGGTCTGGTCAGCTTCCTAGAAGAGTTTGTCGAAGATTACCCAGACTACACATACGATGTTAAACATATTTACGTTGATGGCGACTTCGTGATTTTTCACTCTCATGCCACCTTAGAGAAGGAAGACAGGGGAAACGACCAAAAAGGAATGAATATAATTGATACTTGGCGCATCGAAGAGGGCCGAATCGTTGAACATTGGGATTCAATTCAAGCACTCGATTTTTCCATGCGGGTATATTCCCTTATTAGCGGCGGTGATATCGCCAATTCAAATGGTGTTTTTTAA
- a CDS encoding winged helix-turn-helix transcriptional regulator gives MEGVIKVVEKAKSTRRIFYNDASCPVRNVVAQIGDKWSLLILFALVDGADRFNALKSRVEGISQRMLTQTLRDLEREGYVIRTVYPEVPVRVEYALTTMGKDLVKPLYKLVSWADEHQDEINRARKEYDESR, from the coding sequence ATGGAAGGAGTGATTAAAGTGGTAGAAAAAGCAAAATCAACAAGACGCATTTTTTACAACGATGCGAGCTGCCCGGTGCGTAATGTTGTGGCACAAATCGGTGATAAATGGTCTCTGCTTATTCTCTTTGCCCTAGTAGATGGAGCTGATCGATTCAATGCGCTTAAATCAAGAGTAGAAGGTATTTCTCAACGAATGTTAACCCAAACTCTGCGAGATCTAGAGCGAGAAGGTTACGTGATTAGAACGGTATACCCTGAAGTACCAGTAAGAGTTGAATATGCGCTGACAACAATGGGTAAGGATCTGGTTAAGCCCTTATACAAATTGGTATCTTGGGCTGACGAGCATCAAGACGAGATTAATCGCGCCAGAAAAGAATATGATGAGAGCCGATAG
- a CDS encoding GNAT family N-acetyltransferase — MNSFTNAAGLTLRTAEQNDYEDIGEIWLSASLRAHDFLPSKYWWERQDALQRLYQYKAEVWVAEVEGQVCGFLALVESKLIALFVAPCWQRRGIGSQLLELAKSLRSRLELHLFADNAESFNFYLRHRFEVLWKRPERYTGYPLVHMGFNPQPMFVENTAPVA, encoded by the coding sequence TTGAACTCTTTTACTAATGCTGCAGGTTTAACCCTGCGAACAGCAGAGCAGAACGATTACGAAGATATAGGCGAGATTTGGCTGTCTGCCAGTTTACGGGCTCACGACTTTTTACCCAGCAAGTATTGGTGGGAGCGCCAAGATGCCTTGCAGCGTTTATATCAATATAAAGCGGAAGTGTGGGTGGCTGAAGTAGAAGGCCAAGTATGTGGTTTTTTGGCTTTGGTAGAGAGCAAGCTTATTGCTCTGTTTGTAGCGCCATGCTGGCAGCGAAGAGGGATTGGTTCGCAACTCTTGGAGTTGGCTAAGAGCTTACGTTCGCGATTAGAGCTGCATTTATTTGCCGATAATGCCGAATCCTTTAACTTTTATTTAAGGCATCGTTTCGAAGTATTGTGGAAGCGGCCAGAGCGTTACACCGGTTACCCCTTAGTGCATATGGGTTTTAACCCGCAGCCGATGTTTGTAGAAAATACTGCGCCAGTCGCTTAA
- the galU gene encoding UTP--glucose-1-phosphate uridylyltransferase GalU, with translation MIKKCLFPVAGYGTRFLPATKSMPKEMLPIVNKPLVQYGVEEAVAADMSDMAFITGRGKRAIADHFDISYELENEIAGTSKEEYLKEIRHLVDNVDCTFTRQKKMMGLGHAVLCGETLIGQEPFGVVLADDLCFGDDGGVLAQMTKLYEQFRCSIIAVMEVPREEAHKYGVIEGEALRDDLFRVTSMVEKPAKGEEPSNLAVIGRYILTPDIFSLLRDTKPGKNGEIQLTDALLTQAQNGCVMAYKFKGKRFDCGSVEGFVDATNYCFENLYGK, from the coding sequence ATGATTAAGAAATGTTTATTTCCCGTTGCAGGCTATGGCACCCGCTTTTTACCCGCTACCAAGTCTATGCCTAAAGAAATGTTGCCCATCGTAAACAAACCTCTCGTTCAATACGGTGTAGAAGAGGCAGTAGCTGCAGACATGAGTGACATGGCCTTTATTACCGGCCGGGGTAAACGCGCAATTGCCGACCACTTTGATATTAGTTATGAGCTTGAAAACGAAATTGCTGGCACCAGCAAAGAAGAGTATTTAAAAGAAATTCGCCACTTAGTAGACAACGTAGACTGTACCTTTACACGCCAGAAGAAAATGATGGGCCTTGGCCACGCAGTATTGTGTGGTGAAACCTTAATTGGCCAAGAACCTTTTGGCGTAGTGCTAGCCGATGACTTGTGTTTTGGTGATGATGGCGGCGTACTTGCGCAAATGACCAAGCTTTACGAACAATTCCGTTGCTCGATTATTGCCGTGATGGAAGTACCACGAGAAGAAGCACACAAATACGGGGTGATTGAAGGCGAAGCACTGCGTGATGACTTATTCCGAGTAACCTCTATGGTAGAAAAACCCGCCAAAGGAGAAGAGCCATCTAACCTTGCGGTAATTGGTCGCTACATCTTAACACCCGATATCTTTAGTTTACTTCGCGATACTAAACCGGGTAAAAATGGTGAAATTCAACTTACCGATGCGCTCCTTACTCAAGCCCAAAATGGCTGCGTAATGGCCTACAAATTTAAAGGTAAGCGATTTGACTGCGGTAGCGTAGAAGGCTTTGTTGACGCAACCAACTACTGCTTCGAGAACCTATACGGCAAGTAA
- the rdgC gene encoding recombination-associated protein RdgC, translating to MWFKNLMLFRITKELELEPEKLDATLGELSFTPCGSQDLSKFGWVTPMGKFGQSLTHVIGNEYLVCAKKEEKMLPASVIRDTLADKIELIEQEQQRPLKKAEKDALKEEIVMTLLPRAFSRTSLTYAWVSPDNNLIAVDAGSAKKAEEVISLLRKSLGSLPVTPIKLANQADVTMTDWLNEKAIPANFELGEEAELRSALEGGGIIRCKEQDLFSDEIKVHLDADKFVTKLELTWADSIRFLISEDMSIKGVKFTDTITEQNEDIDKSDVAARFDADFALASGELTKMIPDLIAALGGELTS from the coding sequence ATGTGGTTTAAAAATCTAATGTTGTTTCGCATTACCAAAGAGCTAGAGCTCGAGCCAGAGAAGCTAGACGCTACTTTAGGCGAGCTAAGCTTTACCCCTTGCGGAAGCCAAGACTTAAGCAAATTTGGCTGGGTGACCCCCATGGGTAAATTTGGCCAAAGCTTAACTCACGTTATCGGTAACGAATATCTAGTCTGCGCTAAAAAAGAAGAAAAGATGCTACCTGCATCGGTTATTCGCGACACCTTAGCCGACAAAATTGAGCTTATCGAACAAGAGCAACAGCGCCCGTTAAAGAAAGCCGAGAAAGATGCCCTTAAAGAAGAAATCGTAATGACTCTTTTACCCCGCGCATTCTCACGTACCAGCCTAACCTACGCTTGGGTAAGCCCAGACAACAACTTAATTGCGGTTGATGCCGGTAGCGCTAAAAAAGCTGAAGAAGTGATTTCTTTATTACGTAAATCTTTAGGCAGCCTGCCTGTTACACCCATTAAATTGGCTAATCAGGCTGACGTAACCATGACCGACTGGTTAAACGAAAAAGCCATTCCAGCCAACTTTGAGTTAGGTGAAGAAGCCGAGCTACGCAGTGCCTTAGAAGGTGGCGGTATTATTCGTTGTAAAGAACAAGATTTGTTTAGCGACGAAATCAAAGTGCACTTAGATGCCGATAAGTTTGTGACCAAGCTAGAGCTTACCTGGGCTGACTCAATTCGCTTTTTAATTAGCGAAGACATGAGCATTAAAGGGGTTAAGTTCACCGACACCATCACCGAACAAAATGAAGATATTGATAAAAGTGATGTAGCGGCACGCTTTGATGCTGACTTTGCCCTAGCCAGTGGCGAGCTCACTAAGATGATCCCCGATTTAATCGCAGCCTTAGGCGGCGAATTAACCAGCTAA